Proteins encoded together in one Jaculus jaculus isolate mJacJac1 chromosome 7, mJacJac1.mat.Y.cur, whole genome shotgun sequence window:
- the LOC101597793 gene encoding regulator of G-protein signaling 9-binding protein — protein MAREECKALLDALNKTTACYHVLVLTVGGSADSQDLREELQKTRQKARELAVVAGARLTVALRDRSLAAEERAEFERLWVAFSGCLDLLEADMQRALALGAAFPLHAPRRPLVRTGVTGGSSGVAARALSARSLRHEADGDFDVADLPALEREILQVGEMIDDMEMKVNVPRWTVQARQEAGAELILSSASAGAFSSVGAVSVEERAGLCDPSKALAATVFSAVLLAAVALALCVAKLS, from the coding sequence ATGGCCCGGGAGGAGTGCAAGGCGCTGCTGGACGCGCTCAACAAGACCACGGCGTGCTACCACGTCCTGGTGCTCACGGTGGGCGGCTCGGCCGACTCGCAGGACCTGCGCGAGGAGCTGCAGAAGACGCGGCAGAAGGCGCgggagctggccgtggtggccgGAGCCCGGCTGACCGTCGCGCTGCGTGACCGGAGCCTGGCGGCCGAGGAGCGCGCGGAGTTCGAGCGGCTCTGGGTGGCCTTCTCCGGATGCCTGGACCTGCTGGAGGCCGACATGCAGCGCGCCCTGGCCCTGGGCGCCGCGTTCCCGCTGCACGCGCCGCGCCGGCCTCTCGTGCGCACGGGCGTGACGGGCGGCTCCTCGGGCGTGGCAGCCCGCGCCCTGAGCGCCCGCAGCCTGCGCCACGAGGCCGACGGAGACTTCGACGTGGCCGATCTGCCGGCGTTGGAGCGCGAGATCCTGCAGGTGGGCGAGATGATCGACGACATGGAAATGAAGGTCAACGTGCCCCGCTGGACAGTGCAGGCCCGGCAGGAGGCCGGCGCAGAACTCATCCTGTCCAGTGCCAGCGCGGGGGCCTTCTCCTCGGTCGGTGCGGTGTCCGTCGAGGAGCGCGCGGGGCTCTGCGACCCCAGCAAGGCCCTGGCAGCCACCGTTTTCAGCGCCGTACTGCTGGCGGCTGTGGCCCTAGCTTTATGCGTGGCAAAGCTGAGCTGA